In the genome of Halobacterium noricense, one region contains:
- a CDS encoding VOC family protein → MTRTGAPIAKLGHVVAHTPDIEESIWFFRDVLGFKLTERTDDGAYFRGLRDWEHHTLAVLDTGKTGVDHIAFRTSSPEALDELAEQFEAAGDDVTYVEAGEEPGQGEAIRVEKFGHPYEFYYDVEKPNAPKEERSRLKNRVYSEAARSRVAPRRIDHTHVQDSVSPAHAEWLQDVLGFQVNEQYRTNDDELWGWWFSVTPLPHDIAIHRLPEGESPMFDHVSYHLDSLQDLWEAASVLAEHGIEPDGGPGKHAITSADFLYVSDPASGLCIEFFAGPGYLNFEPDWEPIEWTEDEIGGETSHQWIGEGPGWEGLAYPDE, encoded by the coding sequence ATGACCCGTACTGGCGCACCCATCGCGAAGCTCGGGCACGTCGTCGCGCACACGCCGGACATCGAGGAGTCCATCTGGTTCTTCCGGGACGTGCTCGGCTTCAAGCTCACGGAGCGAACCGACGACGGCGCGTACTTCCGGGGGCTGCGCGACTGGGAGCATCACACGCTAGCGGTCCTCGACACCGGGAAGACGGGCGTCGACCACATCGCGTTTCGGACGTCCAGCCCCGAAGCGCTCGACGAGCTGGCCGAGCAGTTCGAGGCGGCCGGCGACGACGTAACGTACGTCGAAGCCGGCGAGGAGCCCGGGCAGGGCGAGGCGATTCGCGTCGAGAAGTTCGGCCACCCCTACGAGTTCTACTACGACGTCGAGAAGCCCAACGCGCCCAAAGAGGAGCGGTCCCGGCTGAAGAACCGCGTGTACAGTGAGGCCGCGCGGAGCCGCGTCGCGCCCCGGCGCATCGACCACACGCACGTCCAGGACTCCGTCTCGCCGGCGCACGCCGAGTGGCTGCAGGACGTGCTCGGCTTCCAAGTGAACGAACAGTACCGGACGAACGACGACGAACTCTGGGGGTGGTGGTTCTCCGTGACGCCGCTGCCCCACGACATCGCCATCCACCGGCTGCCGGAGGGTGAGTCGCCGATGTTCGACCACGTCTCGTACCACCTCGACAGCCTCCAGGACCTCTGGGAGGCCGCGAGCGTGCTCGCCGAGCACGGCATCGAGCCCGACGGCGGCCCGGGCAAGCACGCGATTACGAGCGCGGACTTCCTCTACGTCTCGGACCCCGCCAGCGGGCTCTGCATCGAGTTCTTCGCGGGGCCGGGCTACCTCAACTTCGAGCCCGACTGGGAGCCCATCGAATGGACCGAGGACGAAATCGGCGGCGAGACCAGCCACCAGTGGATCGGAGAGGGTCCCGGCTGGGAAGGACTCGCGTACCCCGACGAATAA
- a CDS encoding amidohydrolase family protein translates to MIIDAYTHALTERFYETLLDDYAFNGLTGDPSFLWDVEQRLTDMDEYGIDKQVLTIALPPLWREMDRADALELTRLANDEIRRLADEHPDEFIPVGTIPFVDDDFMAEFDRCVEDLDMAGIQIFSTIEGEPLDRPRFDPLFAKADQTDTPLWMHPQLHEWYDWASEYMEHRLFGWPFDTTLALSRLVFAGTTQRHDFDLVSHHGGGMVPYYRGRIDGFYETRQQYPENYADTELPDFDQPPSEEFASFHADTAVGGSVPTYECAHDLFGDNLVWGTDYPFGPGRGRAGIENELLAVDEMDLGANAREKLLAGNLRDLVS, encoded by the coding sequence ATGATAATCGACGCCTACACGCACGCACTCACCGAACGGTTCTACGAGACGCTGCTCGACGACTACGCGTTCAACGGGCTGACCGGCGACCCGTCGTTCCTCTGGGACGTGGAACAGCGCCTGACCGACATGGACGAGTACGGCATCGACAAGCAGGTGCTCACCATCGCGTTGCCGCCGCTGTGGCGGGAGATGGACCGCGCGGATGCCCTCGAACTCACGAGACTTGCCAACGACGAGATTCGCCGGCTCGCCGACGAACACCCCGACGAGTTCATCCCCGTCGGCACGATTCCGTTCGTCGACGACGACTTCATGGCGGAGTTCGACCGCTGCGTCGAGGACCTCGACATGGCGGGCATCCAGATTTTCTCCACCATCGAGGGCGAACCCCTCGACCGGCCGCGCTTCGACCCGCTGTTCGCGAAGGCCGACCAGACTGACACGCCGCTGTGGATGCACCCACAGCTCCACGAGTGGTACGACTGGGCCAGCGAGTACATGGAACACCGCCTGTTCGGGTGGCCCTTCGACACGACACTGGCGCTCTCCCGGCTCGTGTTCGCGGGCACCACCCAGCGCCACGACTTCGACCTCGTCTCCCACCACGGCGGCGGCATGGTGCCGTACTACCGCGGCCGCATCGACGGCTTCTACGAGACCCGCCAGCAGTACCCCGAGAACTACGCGGACACCGAACTGCCCGACTTCGACCAGCCGCCCAGCGAGGAGTTCGCGTCCTTCCACGCCGACACCGCTGTCGGCGGCTCCGTGCCGACCTACGAGTGCGCCCACGACCTCTTCGGCGACAACCTCGTCTGGGGGACCGACTACCCGTTCGGCCCGGGCCGCGGCCGCGCCGGCATCGAGAACGAACTCCTCGCGGTCGACGAGATGGACCTCGGCGCGAACGCGCGCGAGAAACTGCTCGCCGGGAACCTCCGCGACCTCGTGTCGTAG
- a CDS encoding VOC family protein has translation MDVIHSALWVSDLDRTLSFYVDELGLEKTNEFVSGDGATNVYVAGDNGVEIQFKHHPDHDVDVDPSGFDHVALGVEDTDATTERLVEEVGCTLRRGPLTSEGANARVAFIEDPDGYGIELVEELE, from the coding sequence ATGGACGTGATTCACAGCGCGCTGTGGGTGTCGGACCTCGACCGAACGCTGTCGTTCTACGTGGACGAGCTCGGCCTGGAGAAGACCAACGAGTTCGTCAGCGGGGACGGCGCGACGAACGTCTACGTCGCCGGCGACAACGGCGTCGAGATCCAGTTCAAACACCACCCCGACCACGACGTCGACGTGGACCCGTCCGGGTTCGACCACGTCGCGCTCGGCGTCGAGGACACGGACGCGACGACCGAGCGCCTCGTGGAGGAGGTCGGCTGCACGCTGCGCCGCGGGCCGTTGACCTCGGAGGGCGCGAACGCGCGCGTCGCGTTCATCGAGGACCCGGACGGCTACGGCATCGAACTGGTCGAAGAGCTCGAGTAG
- the dmpG gene encoding 4-hydroxy-2-oxovalerate aldolase: protein MTDSPRLVDMTLRDGMHAVDHQFTPAQMADVASALDAAEMDVVEVSHGDGMGGSSINYGVSAADTEAYLEAVAPELTDTELSVLLLPGIGTVEHIDLAADHGADICRIATHVTEADISEEHFEYVTERGLEANGLLMLSHMAPPETVLEQAQLMAEYGAEAVYVMDSAGALLPQDVRDRVGLLTDELDIDVGFHAHNNLGLAIGNTLAALDEGAVTVDGCLRGLGAGSGNAQMEVLVGALDRAGYDVGPDLYGVMDAAEDVLLPMLDDDTMPELDNDSLLLGYAGVYSSFLRHARRAGEQYGVDPRDILVELGEMEVVGGQEDLITDVADRLASEGAAEADD, encoded by the coding sequence ATGACTGACTCGCCGCGGCTCGTGGACATGACGCTGCGGGACGGCATGCACGCCGTCGACCACCAGTTCACGCCCGCCCAGATGGCCGACGTCGCGAGCGCGCTCGACGCCGCCGAGATGGACGTCGTGGAAGTCTCGCACGGCGACGGCATGGGTGGGTCGTCCATCAACTACGGCGTCTCCGCGGCGGACACCGAGGCGTATCTCGAAGCCGTCGCGCCCGAACTCACGGATACCGAACTCTCGGTGTTGTTGCTGCCCGGCATCGGCACAGTCGAACACATCGACCTCGCCGCCGACCACGGCGCCGACATCTGTCGCATCGCCACGCACGTCACGGAAGCCGACATCTCCGAGGAGCACTTCGAGTACGTCACCGAGCGCGGGCTGGAGGCCAACGGCCTGCTGATGCTCTCGCACATGGCACCGCCCGAGACAGTGCTCGAACAGGCCCAACTCATGGCGGAGTACGGCGCAGAAGCCGTCTACGTGATGGATTCGGCGGGTGCGCTCCTCCCGCAGGACGTCCGCGACCGCGTCGGCCTGCTCACCGACGAACTCGACATCGACGTCGGGTTCCACGCGCACAACAACCTCGGGCTCGCCATCGGGAACACGCTCGCAGCGCTCGACGAGGGCGCGGTCACCGTCGACGGCTGCCTTCGCGGGCTCGGCGCGGGCTCCGGAAACGCTCAGATGGAGGTCCTCGTTGGCGCGCTGGACCGCGCGGGCTACGACGTCGGCCCGGACCTCTACGGCGTGATGGACGCCGCCGAGGACGTCCTGTTGCCGATGCTCGACGACGACACGATGCCCGAGCTGGACAACGACTCGCTACTGTTGGGGTACGCGGGCGTCTACTCGTCGTTCCTCCGGCACGCCCGGCGCGCCGGCGAACAGTATGGCGTCGACCCCCGCGACATCCTCGTGGAACTCGGGGAGATGGAAGTCGTCGGCGGCCAGGAAGACCTCATCACGGACGTCGCCGACCGGCTCGCCAGCGAAGGCGCGGCAGAAGCGGACGACTGA
- a CDS encoding acetaldehyde dehydrogenase (acetylating): protein MGVSAAIVGPGNIGTDLMYKILDRSDSIDLERMIGIFPVGESDGLQAAVEEGIDVGTEGIDSVRDHAEEFDLVFDATSAHVHEQQAPVYDDLGLFAIDLTPAAVGPYAVPVVNLDDVVGETRNVNMVTCGGQATIPIVHAVDRVADVEYAEMVSHIASKSAGPGTRQNIDKFTQTTAAGLEVVGGADEGKAIITLNPAEPPIMMRNTVHTKVPDTADVDAVRDSVARIADEIRSYVPGYEVTLEPAVKDSDDVGFDLDGSRILTTQLEVEGEGHHLPPYAGNLDIMTSAALGTAERIAAQPTEVAAVGGETDD, encoded by the coding sequence ATGGGTGTTAGCGCAGCCATCGTCGGCCCCGGCAACATCGGGACCGATCTGATGTACAAGATACTGGACCGCAGCGACTCCATCGACCTCGAACGGATGATCGGCATCTTCCCCGTCGGGGAGTCCGACGGCCTCCAAGCCGCCGTCGAGGAAGGCATCGACGTCGGCACGGAGGGTATCGACAGCGTCCGCGACCACGCCGAGGAGTTCGACCTCGTCTTCGACGCGACGAGCGCGCACGTCCACGAGCAACAGGCCCCCGTCTACGACGACCTCGGGCTGTTCGCCATCGACCTCACGCCCGCGGCGGTCGGGCCGTACGCGGTGCCGGTGGTGAACCTCGACGACGTGGTTGGGGAGACACGCAACGTCAACATGGTCACGTGCGGCGGCCAAGCGACCATCCCCATCGTCCACGCGGTCGACCGCGTCGCGGACGTCGAGTACGCGGAGATGGTCTCACACATCGCGTCGAAGAGCGCCGGCCCCGGCACCCGGCAGAACATCGACAAATTCACGCAGACGACCGCTGCCGGGCTCGAAGTCGTCGGTGGCGCGGACGAGGGGAAAGCCATCATCACGCTCAACCCCGCGGAGCCGCCGATTATGATGCGCAACACCGTTCACACGAAGGTCCCGGACACCGCCGACGTCGACGCCGTCCGCGACTCGGTCGCGCGCATCGCCGACGAGATTCGGTCCTACGTCCCCGGCTACGAGGTCACGCTCGAACCCGCCGTCAAGGACAGCGACGACGTCGGCTTCGACCTCGACGGCTCGCGCATCCTCACGACGCAACTGGAAGTCGAAGGCGAAGGCCACCACCTCCCGCCGTACGCGGGTAACCTCGACATCATGACCAGCGCCGCACTCGGCACCGCCGAACGCATCGCCGCCCAACCAACTGAAGTCGCCGCCGTCGGAGGTGAGACGGATGACTGA
- a CDS encoding aldehyde dehydrogenase family protein produces the protein MSQHTSSSRETHLSIDADWDALYIDGEWRDAEHGDVTPVENPATREVVAEVPEGTEADVDDAYAAATAAQEEWANTTPDERARVVRTVAQLLDDYEDEICDLLAIESGGAPSRQAIEHGGAVTFVHDAASFAFRMSGRHNQSKIPGKENIVQRDPVGTVGVISPWNVPLKLSIRAVAPAIATGNTVVLKPAGETPITGGLLIAKLFEMAGLPEGVLNVVTGPGSTAGDRTAAHPDSDVIAFTGSTEVGRLVGQNAIDHFALPALELGGNNPHVVLEDADLDDAVNAGVFGSFWNQGQVCISINRHLVHESLYDEYAERLAERAAELPVGNPLDDDVVIGPIINEAQRDQIVDYVERTVEEGATLETGGDYDGLFVEPTVLTGVTNDMTAACNEHFGPVAPIIPFSSDEEAIELANATEYGLAGSVHSADRGRARDVADQIEVGMMHVNDQTVNVEPHVPFGGKKDSGMGRYNGDWILQEFTELKWTSVQRESRQYPF, from the coding sequence ATGAGCCAGCACACGAGTTCGTCACGAGAGACGCACCTATCCATCGACGCGGACTGGGACGCACTGTACATCGACGGCGAGTGGCGCGACGCCGAGCACGGCGACGTGACGCCGGTCGAGAACCCGGCGACCCGGGAAGTCGTCGCGGAGGTACCCGAGGGGACAGAAGCCGACGTCGACGACGCTTACGCGGCTGCGACCGCCGCACAGGAGGAGTGGGCGAACACGACGCCGGACGAGCGCGCCCGCGTCGTCCGCACAGTCGCGCAACTGCTCGACGACTACGAGGACGAAATCTGCGACCTCCTCGCTATCGAGAGCGGCGGCGCGCCGTCCCGGCAGGCCATCGAGCACGGCGGTGCCGTCACGTTCGTCCACGACGCCGCGTCGTTCGCGTTCCGGATGTCCGGCCGCCACAACCAGTCCAAAATTCCCGGCAAGGAGAACATCGTCCAGCGCGACCCCGTCGGGACGGTCGGCGTCATCTCGCCGTGGAACGTCCCGCTGAAGCTCTCGATTCGCGCCGTTGCGCCTGCCATCGCAACCGGGAACACGGTCGTACTCAAGCCCGCCGGCGAGACGCCGATTACGGGCGGCCTCCTCATCGCGAAGCTGTTCGAGATGGCGGGGCTCCCTGAAGGCGTGTTGAACGTCGTCACCGGGCCGGGTTCGACTGCGGGCGACCGCACCGCAGCCCACCCCGACAGCGACGTCATCGCGTTCACGGGCTCGACGGAGGTCGGTCGCCTCGTCGGGCAGAACGCCATCGACCACTTCGCGCTGCCGGCGCTGGAACTCGGCGGCAACAACCCCCACGTCGTGCTGGAGGATGCCGACCTCGACGACGCGGTGAACGCCGGCGTCTTCGGCTCGTTCTGGAACCAGGGGCAGGTCTGCATCTCCATCAACCGCCACCTCGTCCACGAATCCCTCTACGACGAGTACGCCGAGCGCCTCGCCGAGCGCGCCGCCGAACTCCCCGTCGGCAACCCGCTGGACGACGACGTGGTCATCGGCCCCATCATCAACGAGGCCCAGCGCGACCAAATCGTCGACTACGTCGAGCGCACCGTCGAGGAGGGCGCAACCCTCGAAACCGGCGGCGACTACGACGGCCTGTTCGTGGAACCTACCGTCCTCACCGGCGTCACCAACGACATGACCGCGGCGTGCAACGAGCACTTCGGCCCGGTCGCACCCATCATCCCGTTCAGCAGTGACGAGGAGGCCATCGAACTCGCGAACGCCACCGAATACGGGCTCGCGGGCTCCGTCCACTCCGCGGACCGCGGGCGTGCCCGCGACGTCGCCGACCAAATCGAGGTCGGGATGATGCACGTCAACGACCAGACGGTCAACGTCGAACCCCACGTGCCGTTCGGCGGGAAGAAGGACTCCGGGATGGGTCGCTACAACGGCGACTGGATTCTCCAGGAGTTCACCGAACTGAAGTGGACGTCGGTGCAGCGCGAGTCCCGGCAGTACCCGTTCTGA
- a CDS encoding 2-keto-4-pentenoate hydratase, producing MSLDESELQSFAEQLYDAWATKTPVEPITNDTEFDTADAYEIQSRVVDRILDDGDEIAGHKLGLVSAAKQEQLGIDEPIFGYFTEGGILDEPVVQTDDLIAPRLEAEIGLVLDEDVPAPVSVTDVLSATSAVVPVVEILESRFAGWEIPSAQDVIADNTSAGKVIVGETHSDVTDVDLRMESVVVSKNGEVVSSGTGADIMGNPARAVAWLGDRLEDVDDGLEAGELVMTGGITAADDMEPGDVYHVEFGNIGSIDVRAE from the coding sequence ATGAGCTTAGACGAGTCCGAGCTACAGTCGTTCGCGGAGCAACTGTACGACGCGTGGGCCACGAAGACGCCCGTCGAGCCGATAACCAACGACACAGAGTTCGACACCGCCGACGCCTACGAGATTCAGTCCCGCGTGGTCGACCGCATCCTCGACGACGGCGACGAGATTGCGGGCCACAAACTCGGGCTCGTGAGCGCGGCCAAACAGGAACAGCTCGGCATCGACGAACCCATCTTCGGCTACTTCACCGAGGGCGGGATTCTGGACGAACCGGTCGTCCAGACCGACGACCTCATCGCACCGCGGCTGGAGGCCGAAATCGGCCTCGTGCTCGACGAGGACGTCCCAGCACCCGTCTCCGTGACGGACGTGCTCTCCGCGACCAGCGCCGTCGTTCCAGTCGTCGAGATTCTGGAGAGCCGGTTCGCGGGCTGGGAGATTCCGAGCGCACAGGACGTCATCGCTGACAATACGTCTGCGGGGAAGGTCATCGTCGGAGAAACCCACAGCGACGTGACCGACGTAGACCTCCGGATGGAGAGCGTCGTCGTCTCGAAGAACGGCGAGGTCGTCTCCTCGGGCACCGGTGCGGACATCATGGGCAACCCCGCGCGGGCCGTCGCGTGGCTCGGCGACCGCCTGGAAGACGTCGACGACGGCTTGGAAGCGGGTGAACTCGTGATGACGGGCGGCATCACCGCCGCCGACGACATGGAACCCGGCGACGTCTACCACGTCGAATTCGGAAACATCGGGTCCATCGACGTGCGCGCAGAATAG